A single Micromonospora sp. CCTCC AA 2012012 DNA region contains:
- a CDS encoding amino acid adenylation domain-containing protein, with amino-acid sequence MEHEGIEDVYELSPIQEGLLFHNLYSPGSGIYLEQVTMRMRGALDVAAYRAAWQAIVDRHAVLRTSFHWEGVDKALQVVHRDVEFPIEVLDWRDADPAGQAERYAHFAHDDRMTGFDYADAPLMRARLIRFADDEWEFFWSFSHLLMDGWSFGLAFAELTALYNAFATGGAADLPPARPYRSYLSWWARQDRTTTEAFWREHLAGYSAPDALELGPAPVGPLPAGEPTHAVLPTPELLELIPPLTAFGREHGLTLNTLMQGAWMIVLSRHLGRADVLVGSTGTQRPPTLTGSERIMGPMLATMPVRGRVRDDADLIGWLRELQNDMAQAREHADISLTDLRALADLPGNRPLFEVDLAFENVPVPDMALHEVELLESTYDGRPHFPITMIVMPGEAMPVPRMVYDQTRFTEAAVRRLVDEFSTTLTNLTRYPELRLGDVDIMPADQWRQILLDWNRTEPQPVAALPELFARFVAATPTATAVTCEGARLSYAELATRANRLAHHLRESGVRPGDRVGLCLHRSLDTVIGVLGVLTAGAAYVPLDLGHPAERMRWILADADVTALVTHDAAADSAPQFAGTVVNLDTDAAAIAARPATPPADGPGPDDVAYLIYTSGSTGHPKGVLVSHANVARLVAGAGTRMEFTADDAWSMVHSYAFDVSVFEMWGALGTGARLVVVPHETIRDPESLLHLLDAERVTVFSQTPSAFRQFMVPALADDAPRLPLRYVIFAGEYLDTPALAPWVDRYGDEQPRLVNMYGITETTVHSTYRRITRADLTGPVRSNVGRPLPDLRIYLLDERGMPVPPGVRGEIWVAGPGVTLGYRNLPELTAARFRPDLYAGEGEERMYRSGDLARWTDDGELEFLGRADHQVKIRGFRVEPGEIEAALRDRPEIADAVVLPRTIAGDTRLVAYLVPAGEGVTVVDAEVTAALRAVLPEYMVPAHLVTLDRFPLTPNGKTDRAALPDFDGARPDLEREYVAPRTPTEEAVAAAWREMLGVEKAGVHDDFFALGGHSLLATRVAFKLRGALGVEVPVRAIFDHPVLERLATAIDELTRRPVVAAPVIARQPRRAQRV; translated from the coding sequence ATGGAGCACGAGGGCATCGAGGACGTCTACGAGCTGTCCCCCATCCAGGAGGGGCTGCTCTTCCACAACCTGTACTCGCCCGGCAGCGGCATCTATCTGGAACAGGTCACCATGCGGATGCGCGGGGCGCTGGACGTGGCCGCCTACCGGGCGGCGTGGCAGGCCATCGTGGACCGGCACGCGGTGCTGCGGACCAGCTTCCACTGGGAGGGCGTCGACAAGGCCCTCCAGGTGGTGCACCGGGACGTGGAGTTCCCGATCGAGGTGCTGGACTGGCGCGACGCCGACCCGGCCGGGCAGGCCGAGCGGTACGCCCACTTCGCCCACGACGACCGGATGACCGGTTTCGACTACGCCGACGCGCCGCTGATGCGGGCCAGACTGATCCGCTTCGCCGACGACGAGTGGGAGTTCTTCTGGAGCTTCTCCCACCTGCTGATGGACGGCTGGTCGTTCGGGCTGGCCTTCGCCGAGCTGACCGCCCTGTACAACGCGTTCGCCACCGGCGGGGCGGCGGACCTGCCGCCGGCCCGGCCGTACCGGTCGTACCTGTCCTGGTGGGCCCGGCAGGACCGGACCACCACCGAGGCGTTCTGGCGGGAGCACCTGGCCGGCTACTCCGCCCCGGACGCGCTGGAGCTGGGCCCCGCCCCGGTCGGGCCGCTGCCGGCGGGCGAGCCAACCCACGCCGTGCTGCCCACCCCGGAACTGCTGGAGCTGATCCCGCCGCTGACCGCGTTCGGCCGGGAACACGGGCTGACGCTGAACACCCTCATGCAGGGCGCCTGGATGATCGTGCTGAGTCGCCACCTGGGCCGGGCGGACGTCCTCGTCGGCTCCACCGGCACCCAGCGCCCGCCGACGCTCACCGGCAGCGAACGCATCATGGGGCCGATGCTGGCCACCATGCCGGTCCGTGGCCGGGTCCGTGACGACGCCGACCTGATCGGGTGGCTGCGCGAGCTGCAGAACGACATGGCCCAGGCCCGGGAGCACGCCGACATCTCCCTGACCGACCTGCGCGCCCTGGCCGACCTGCCGGGCAACCGGCCGCTGTTCGAGGTCGACCTGGCCTTCGAGAATGTGCCGGTGCCGGACATGGCGCTGCACGAGGTGGAGCTGCTGGAGTCCACCTACGACGGTCGCCCGCACTTCCCGATCACCATGATCGTCATGCCGGGCGAGGCGATGCCGGTGCCCCGGATGGTCTACGACCAGACCCGCTTCACCGAGGCCGCCGTCCGCCGCCTGGTCGACGAGTTCTCCACCACCCTGACCAACCTGACCCGCTACCCGGAGCTGCGGCTGGGCGACGTGGACATCATGCCCGCCGACCAGTGGCGACAGATCCTGCTGGACTGGAACCGCACCGAACCGCAACCGGTCGCCGCCCTGCCCGAGCTGTTCGCCCGGTTCGTCGCGGCGACCCCGACCGCCACCGCGGTGACCTGCGAGGGCGCCCGGCTCAGCTACGCCGAACTGGCCACCCGGGCCAACCGGCTCGCCCACCACCTGCGCGAGTCCGGGGTACGCCCCGGCGACCGCGTCGGGCTCTGCCTGCACCGCTCCCTGGACACCGTGATCGGGGTGCTCGGCGTGCTCACCGCCGGGGCCGCGTACGTGCCGCTGGACCTGGGACACCCGGCGGAGCGGATGCGCTGGATCCTCGCCGACGCCGACGTGACCGCCCTGGTCACGCACGACGCGGCGGCCGACTCCGCACCGCAGTTCGCCGGCACCGTGGTGAACCTCGACACCGACGCCGCCGCGATCGCCGCCCGACCGGCCACGCCACCGGCCGACGGCCCCGGCCCCGACGACGTCGCCTATCTGATCTACACCTCCGGCTCCACCGGTCACCCGAAGGGGGTGCTGGTCAGCCACGCCAACGTGGCCCGGCTGGTCGCCGGGGCGGGCACCCGGATGGAGTTCACCGCCGACGACGCGTGGAGCATGGTCCACTCGTACGCCTTCGACGTGTCGGTGTTCGAGATGTGGGGTGCGCTCGGCACCGGCGCCCGGCTGGTGGTCGTGCCGCACGAGACCATCCGCGACCCGGAGTCCCTGCTGCACCTCCTCGACGCCGAGCGGGTCACCGTGTTCAGCCAGACCCCGTCGGCGTTCCGCCAGTTCATGGTCCCGGCCCTGGCCGACGACGCGCCCCGGCTGCCGCTGCGGTACGTCATCTTCGCCGGCGAGTACCTGGACACCCCGGCGCTGGCGCCCTGGGTCGACCGGTACGGCGACGAGCAGCCGCGCCTGGTCAACATGTACGGCATCACCGAGACCACGGTGCACTCCACCTACCGGCGGATCACCCGCGCCGACCTGACCGGCCCGGTCCGCAGCAACGTCGGACGCCCCCTGCCGGACCTGCGCATCTATCTGCTCGACGAGCGCGGGATGCCGGTGCCGCCCGGGGTGCGCGGGGAGATCTGGGTGGCCGGCCCCGGCGTCACCCTCGGCTACCGGAACCTGCCCGAGCTGACCGCCGCGCGGTTCCGGCCCGACCTCTACGCGGGCGAGGGCGAGGAGCGGATGTACCGCTCGGGGGACCTGGCCCGGTGGACCGACGACGGGGAGCTGGAGTTCCTCGGCCGCGCCGACCACCAGGTCAAGATCCGTGGCTTCCGGGTCGAGCCCGGCGAGATCGAGGCCGCGCTGCGCGACCGGCCGGAGATCGCCGACGCCGTGGTGCTGCCCCGCACGATCGCCGGGGACACCCGCCTGGTCGCGTACCTCGTCCCGGCGGGCGAGGGGGTGACAGTGGTCGACGCCGAGGTGACCGCCGCCCTGCGCGCGGTGCTGCCCGAATACATGGTCCCCGCCCACCTGGTCACCCTGGACCGGTTCCCGCTCACCCCGAACGGCAAGACCGACCGCGCCGCGCTGCCCGACTTCGACGGCGCCCGCCCCGACCTGGAGCGGGAGTACGTCGCGCCGCGCACCCCCACCGAGGAGGCGGTCGCCGCCGCGTGGCGGGAGATGCTCGGGGTGGAGAAGGCCGGGGTGCACGACGACTTCTTCGCCCTCGGCGGGCACTCGCTGCTCGCCACCCGGGTGGCGTTCAAGCTGCGCGGCGCGCTCGGCGTCGAGGTGCCGGTCCGGGCGATCTTCGACCACCCGGTGCTGGAACGGCTGGCCACCGCGATCGACGAGCTGACCCGCCGCCCGGTCGTCGCCGCACCGGTGATCGCCCGCCAGCCGCGCCGGGCCCAGCGGGTCTGA
- a CDS encoding acyltransferase domain-containing protein, protein MTETPPTITAPGGALIAGPARQRRTRLVFLFPGRAAAVTGMARAPYAAPVVRAEVDRALATLDPPLAGRVHAVLFGPPGGAVPADAADPALFVLAHALTRLLADAGLTPDTVVGYGSGEVTAACAAGVLDPADALRLAVAYGRLAADLPPTATMSVGLPPEDVTRQLPPGVRLVAVDTPESCVVAGPEAELRRWERDLAQLYVTCHRPAAPVAGHPDDVPSRLGPVAAALVGVTPHAPRIRWLSSVSGRPVSADEAVDREHWLRQPLHPVRFADAAAQLGPGDRLVEVGPGGTLTGLLRQITPDLPARAILPADADGRPTPHPDPVRAVRALLAGAARRDSPHLPDQTEAGVPRPGRRR, encoded by the coding sequence ATGACCGAGACGCCGCCGACCATCACCGCGCCGGGCGGGGCGCTCATCGCCGGCCCGGCGCGGCAGAGGCGTACCCGCCTGGTGTTCCTCTTCCCTGGGCGGGCCGCCGCCGTCACCGGCATGGCACGCGCCCCGTACGCCGCACCGGTGGTCCGGGCCGAGGTGGACCGGGCGCTCGCCACGCTGGACCCTCCGCTGGCCGGCCGGGTGCACGCGGTGCTGTTCGGGCCGCCCGGCGGCGCGGTACCGGCCGACGCCGCCGACCCGGCGCTCTTCGTCCTGGCGCACGCCCTGACCCGGCTGCTCGCCGACGCCGGGCTGACCCCCGACACGGTCGTCGGGTACGGCAGCGGCGAGGTCACCGCCGCCTGCGCGGCCGGGGTCCTCGACCCGGCGGACGCGCTGCGGCTGGCCGTCGCCTACGGCCGGCTCGCCGCCGACCTGCCGCCGACCGCCACGATGAGCGTCGGGCTGCCCCCCGAGGACGTGACCCGGCAGCTGCCCCCCGGCGTGCGGCTGGTCGCCGTGGACACCCCGGAGTCCTGCGTCGTCGCCGGGCCGGAGGCCGAGCTGCGGCGCTGGGAACGCGACCTCGCCCAGCTCTACGTCACCTGCCACCGGCCGGCGGCACCGGTCGCCGGACACCCCGACGACGTGCCGTCCCGGCTCGGACCGGTGGCGGCGGCGCTGGTCGGAGTCACCCCCCACGCCCCACGGATCCGCTGGCTGAGCAGCGTCAGCGGTCGCCCCGTCAGCGCCGACGAGGCCGTCGACCGGGAGCACTGGCTGCGCCAGCCGCTGCACCCGGTGCGCTTCGCCGACGCCGCCGCTCAGCTCGGCCCGGGGGACCGGCTGGTGGAGGTCGGACCCGGCGGCACGCTCACCGGACTGCTCCGCCAGATCACCCCCGACCTGCCGGCGCGGGCCATCCTGCCCGCCGACGCCGACGGCCGGCCGACGCCCCACCCCGATCCCGTCCGCGCGGTACGGGCGCTGCTCGCCGGTGCCGCCCGACGGGACTCACCCCACCTGCCCGACCAGACGGAAGCCGGCGTGCCCCGGCCCGGGAGGAGACGCTGA
- a CDS encoding tryptophan 2,3-dioxygenase family protein gives MTIHQDPRAESAVVAPAPADYSTFLHLDALLAATEQVPDHPDGRFFVLVHQAFEVWFELIVHELVAARTALHADALPEALHRLRRVVAVDRLLVTQLDTLTTISPAGFAGLRPHLGTASGFQSVRYREIEYLSGLRGRGHAVVAPPGSAAAARLDRRLREPSLAETFRSLLHRHGVTDPVRLLHSGRPDSALLAVAEALLDHDEAWAMWRARHALAVERLIGHKPGTGGSAGVAYLRSRRDERFFPELWQWRTQL, from the coding sequence ATGACCATCCACCAGGACCCGCGTGCGGAGTCGGCGGTGGTCGCGCCGGCACCCGCCGACTACTCGACCTTCCTGCACCTCGACGCGTTGCTGGCGGCCACCGAACAGGTGCCGGACCACCCGGACGGACGGTTCTTCGTCCTGGTCCACCAGGCGTTCGAGGTGTGGTTCGAGCTGATCGTGCACGAGCTGGTGGCGGCCCGGACCGCGCTGCACGCCGACGCCCTGCCCGAGGCCCTGCACCGGCTGCGGCGGGTGGTGGCGGTGGACCGGCTGCTGGTCACCCAGCTCGACACCCTGACCACGATCAGCCCAGCCGGGTTCGCCGGCCTCCGCCCGCACCTGGGCACCGCGAGCGGCTTCCAGTCGGTGCGCTACCGGGAGATCGAGTACCTCTCTGGCCTGCGCGGCCGGGGCCACGCGGTGGTCGCGCCGCCGGGCAGCGCCGCCGCCGCGCGGCTCGACCGGCGGCTGCGGGAACCGAGCCTCGCCGAGACCTTCCGGAGCCTGCTGCACCGCCACGGGGTGACCGATCCGGTCCGGCTGCTGCACAGCGGACGGCCGGACAGCGCGCTGCTCGCGGTCGCCGAGGCGCTGCTCGACCACGACGAGGCGTGGGCGATGTGGCGGGCCCGGCACGCGCTGGCGGTCGAGCGGCTGATCGGGCACAAGCCCGGCACCGGCGGCTCCGCCGGGGTGGCGTACCTGCGGTCCCGGCGGGACGAGCGCTTCTTCCCGGAGCTGTGGCAGTGGCGGACGCAGCTGTGA
- the alr gene encoding alanine racemase: MVGCEAEIDLGAVAHNVSVLRRLRRVEVMAVVKADGYGHGLVPVARAALDAGATWLGVAYLPEAMALRAAGITAPVLCWLPRPGEELDPAVRADVDLSVSDPGTLDDLIAAARRVGRPARVHLKVDTGCARAGATRDRWPDLVLAAGKTAGEELDVVGVWSHLANADRPGHPSTDRQVALFDEALEVAAAHGVVPRLRHLANSAGALAVPAAAYDLIRPGIAIYGINPLPVPPPVPLVPAMTLRAPVVLARQVPGGTPVSYGHEYVTPGPTTLALVAAGYADGVPRAAGNRAEVLLAGRRRRISGRVCMDQFVLDVPDAPVTAGDSVVLFGPGTSGEPTLAEWAAAADTIPNELLTRVGPRVRRVYRGGGLP; the protein is encoded by the coding sequence ATGGTCGGGTGCGAAGCGGAGATCGATCTGGGGGCCGTCGCGCACAACGTCTCCGTCCTGCGCCGACTGCGCCGGGTCGAGGTGATGGCGGTGGTCAAGGCCGACGGGTACGGCCACGGCCTGGTCCCCGTCGCCCGGGCCGCCCTCGACGCCGGTGCCACCTGGCTCGGGGTGGCGTACCTGCCGGAGGCGATGGCGTTGCGGGCCGCGGGCATCACCGCCCCGGTGCTCTGCTGGCTGCCCCGCCCCGGTGAGGAGCTGGACCCGGCCGTTCGGGCCGACGTCGACCTCTCCGTCTCCGACCCCGGCACCCTCGACGACCTGATCGCCGCGGCCCGCCGGGTCGGCCGGCCCGCCCGGGTGCACCTCAAGGTCGACACCGGCTGCGCCCGCGCCGGCGCCACCCGGGACCGCTGGCCCGACCTGGTCCTCGCCGCCGGGAAGACGGCCGGGGAGGAGCTGGACGTGGTGGGCGTGTGGAGTCACCTGGCCAACGCCGACCGACCGGGTCACCCGTCCACCGACCGGCAGGTGGCCCTCTTCGACGAGGCGCTGGAGGTGGCCGCGGCGCACGGCGTGGTCCCCCGGCTGCGGCACCTGGCGAACTCGGCCGGCGCGTTGGCCGTGCCGGCGGCCGCGTACGACCTGATCCGGCCCGGCATCGCGATCTACGGCATCAACCCGTTGCCGGTGCCGCCGCCGGTGCCGCTCGTGCCGGCGATGACCCTGCGCGCGCCCGTGGTGCTGGCCCGCCAGGTCCCCGGCGGGACGCCGGTCTCCTACGGCCACGAGTACGTCACCCCCGGCCCGACCACCCTGGCGCTGGTCGCCGCCGGGTACGCCGACGGGGTGCCGCGCGCCGCCGGCAACCGCGCCGAGGTGCTGCTGGCCGGGCGGCGACGGCGGATCAGCGGCCGGGTCTGCATGGACCAGTTCGTGCTGGACGTCCCCGACGCCCCGGTGACCGCCGGCGACTCCGTGGTCCTGTTCGGGCCGGGCACCTCGGGCGAGCCGACCCTGGCCGAGTGGGCGGCGGCCGCCGACACCATTCCCAACGAACTGCTCACCCGGGTCGGCCCCCGGGTGCGCCGGGTCTACCGAGGAGGCGGCCTGCCATGA
- a CDS encoding acyl carrier protein — MDEQQAMELVTRLVARGRGVDPRALEPGTNLVDDLGFDSLDASELLAALHSETGTQLPLSDLSELRTIGDIGRALSTEEVAR; from the coding sequence ATGGACGAACAACAGGCGATGGAGCTGGTCACCCGGCTGGTGGCCCGGGGCCGCGGGGTGGACCCCCGGGCGCTGGAACCCGGCACCAATCTGGTGGACGACCTGGGATTCGACTCCCTGGACGCCTCCGAACTGCTCGCCGCACTGCACAGCGAGACCGGCACCCAGCTGCCGCTGTCCGACCTGTCCGAGCTGCGCACGATCGGCGACATCGGTCGCGCGCTGAGCACCGAGGAGGTTGCCCGGTGA
- a CDS encoding ferritin-like domain-containing protein, whose product MIGVSGRHIDPEDPVWILNQYRAAEVHGAGAIMRMARLADTAQLRSDLSRHLRDEAVHAWLWTRAIEDFGGEVAEVAQPYQARLSAHFGIPKTLTDMLALTLVSEKRGLAEYELHVDQTDLPHAVRRPLRAIIRDEAWHVSYIEEALRERARRDRQVNDIIERAERADVLAVAELETEVAATDR is encoded by the coding sequence GTGATCGGCGTCAGCGGCCGGCACATCGACCCCGAGGACCCGGTCTGGATCCTCAACCAGTACCGGGCGGCGGAGGTGCACGGCGCCGGGGCCATCATGCGGATGGCCCGGTTGGCCGACACCGCCCAGCTGCGCAGCGACCTCTCCCGCCACCTGCGGGACGAGGCGGTGCACGCATGGCTGTGGACCCGGGCCATCGAGGACTTCGGCGGTGAGGTGGCGGAGGTGGCGCAGCCGTACCAGGCGCGGCTGTCGGCGCACTTCGGCATCCCGAAGACGCTCACCGACATGCTGGCGCTGACCCTGGTCTCGGAGAAGCGGGGCCTGGCCGAGTACGAGCTGCACGTCGACCAGACGGACCTGCCGCACGCGGTACGCCGCCCGTTGCGGGCGATCATCCGCGACGAGGCGTGGCACGTGTCGTACATCGAGGAGGCGCTGCGGGAGCGGGCCCGCCGGGACCGGCAGGTCAACGACATCATCGAGCGCGCCGAGCGGGCGGACGTGCTGGCCGTGGCCGAACTGGAGACCGAGGTGGCGGCCACCGACCGGTGA
- a CDS encoding AMP-binding protein, with amino-acid sequence MTQLDLPPSAAVTWPDSYATAPGLSLEEIVRPYGSSTTITFVAGDGTRDTARYDVLARRIAFGAHRLRAAGLRPGDPVAVTLANDLPTVTAALAVWAAGGTLVSLPPPPRRGREEHAARFGAVLDAMDCRLHLTDTADAVPSTGRMRAVPIAALQGEDRVADPEPTVPRTALVQFTSGSLGSPKGVAVRGDVFAGHLKMISRCFDLDPARDTVATWLPLYHDLGFVCFFGSALYARTTQTHADPTSFVLDPSRWLTMLARERATVSGAPNFGFRLAARVPYPDGLDLSGMRACLNAAERVIWPDLLDFHRVAGPLGFPWEAIMPAYGLAEGTVGVSCTPLGRGPVHGPDGHVSLGPPLPGNRYTVAPGERPGSLLLDSDWLFEGYWTADGFQERAPGPFDTDDAAFVHDGELYVIGRRADVASVSGHNVFAEDVEAVALGTAGPALLGCAAFKHRGEAGERFGLVLEVSPRAREVAPELARAARRSVTEALGTRPAPVLVVQQGAIPRTTSGKPRRSVLRDAVLGAELPPRRVLTTLA; translated from the coding sequence GTGACCCAGCTCGATCTTCCCCCCTCCGCCGCCGTCACCTGGCCGGACAGCTACGCCACCGCGCCGGGCCTGTCACTCGAGGAGATCGTCCGCCCGTACGGGTCGTCGACGACGATCACCTTCGTGGCCGGCGACGGCACCCGCGACACGGCCCGTTACGACGTGCTGGCCCGGCGGATCGCCTTCGGCGCGCACCGGTTGCGGGCGGCCGGCCTGCGCCCCGGTGACCCGGTGGCGGTCACCCTGGCCAACGACCTGCCGACGGTGACCGCCGCGTTGGCCGTCTGGGCCGCCGGCGGCACCCTGGTCTCGCTCCCCCCGCCGCCGCGCCGGGGCCGGGAGGAGCACGCGGCCCGGTTCGGCGCGGTGCTCGACGCGATGGACTGCCGGCTGCACCTCACCGACACGGCCGACGCGGTGCCGTCGACCGGCCGGATGCGGGCGGTGCCGATCGCCGCCCTGCAGGGCGAGGACCGCGTCGCCGACCCGGAACCGACCGTGCCGCGCACCGCCCTGGTGCAGTTCACCTCGGGCAGCCTCGGCTCCCCGAAGGGCGTGGCGGTACGCGGCGACGTCTTCGCCGGGCACCTCAAGATGATCAGCCGCTGCTTCGACCTGGACCCGGCGCGGGACACGGTGGCGACCTGGCTGCCGCTCTACCACGACCTCGGTTTCGTGTGCTTCTTCGGCTCGGCGCTCTACGCCCGGACCACCCAGACGCACGCCGACCCGACGTCGTTCGTGCTGGACCCGTCCCGCTGGTTGACGATGCTGGCGCGGGAGCGCGCCACGGTCAGCGGCGCACCCAACTTCGGTTTCCGGCTGGCCGCCCGGGTCCCGTACCCGGACGGGCTGGACCTGTCGGGGATGCGCGCCTGCCTCAACGCCGCCGAGCGGGTGATCTGGCCGGACCTGCTCGACTTCCACCGGGTGGCCGGGCCGCTCGGTTTCCCGTGGGAGGCGATCATGCCGGCGTACGGGTTGGCCGAGGGCACCGTGGGGGTGTCCTGCACCCCGCTGGGCCGGGGGCCGGTGCACGGGCCGGACGGGCACGTCTCCCTCGGCCCGCCGCTGCCCGGTAACCGGTACACGGTCGCGCCCGGTGAGCGGCCGGGAAGTCTGCTGCTCGACTCCGACTGGCTCTTCGAGGGCTACTGGACCGCCGACGGTTTCCAGGAGCGTGCGCCGGGCCCGTTCGACACCGACGACGCCGCCTTCGTCCACGACGGGGAGTTGTACGTCATCGGCCGGCGGGCGGACGTCGCCTCCGTCTCCGGGCACAACGTCTTCGCCGAGGACGTCGAGGCGGTGGCCCTGGGCACCGCCGGGCCGGCCCTGCTGGGCTGCGCGGCCTTCAAGCACCGCGGCGAGGCCGGTGAGCGGTTCGGGCTGGTGCTGGAGGTGTCGCCGCGCGCCCGCGAGGTGGCGCCCGAGCTGGCCCGGGCGGCACGGCGGTCGGTGACCGAGGCGCTCGGCACCCGACCGGCGCCGGTCCTGGTGGTGCAGCAGGGGGCGATCCCCCGCACCACCTCCGGCAAGCCCCGCCGGTCGGTGCTGCGCGACGCGGTCCTCGGCGCGGAACTGCCGCCGCGTCGCGTCCTCACCACGTTGGCCTGA
- a CDS encoding acyl-CoA dehydrogenase family protein produces MSPLTAAIEPDHRARVRAAIAGIDPDRRRGWTADGHLPRDVLTTLAAHGVFRDRWAPGATGGLPRLVAMAEELSEFDSGLALAAMGHSEVFIGALRWLAADDAQRTLLDDALDGRAIGCFGATEPQGGSDLAGLRSTATPHPRGWRLVGRKRYVSNLGGATHLLAVARVAGSGARDLALFLVPLDAPGVRIEGFFGTAGLRSCDVGEVGMDTLLGPEALLGAPGMGLAYASRLLQFERLSICAQLLTAGRRALGLAAAYARRRVIGDGPLLEKQAVRHRLALAHARLGVAASALRDTVTRATAGEGFAHEVAALKLVVCDTVERVTDDCLQVFGARGYTTNFPLEGWWRDVRLARIGGGADEVLTELVASRLTRADARFDGELDRLLDADVPHP; encoded by the coding sequence ATGAGCCCCCTGACGGCCGCGATCGAGCCGGACCACCGGGCCCGCGTCCGGGCGGCGATCGCCGGCATCGACCCGGACCGGCGGCGCGGCTGGACGGCCGACGGGCACCTGCCCCGCGACGTGCTCACCACCCTGGCCGCGCACGGGGTCTTCCGCGACCGGTGGGCCCCGGGGGCGACCGGCGGCCTGCCCCGGCTGGTCGCGATGGCCGAGGAACTCAGCGAGTTCGACAGCGGCCTCGCCCTGGCCGCGATGGGACACAGCGAGGTCTTCATCGGCGCGCTGCGCTGGCTCGCCGCCGACGACGCGCAGCGGACGCTGCTCGACGACGCGCTCGACGGGCGGGCGATCGGCTGCTTCGGGGCCACCGAGCCGCAGGGCGGCTCCGACCTGGCGGGCCTGCGCAGCACCGCCACCCCGCACCCCCGCGGGTGGCGCCTGGTCGGACGCAAGCGGTACGTGTCGAACCTGGGCGGCGCCACCCACCTGCTCGCCGTGGCCCGGGTGGCCGGCAGCGGCGCCCGCGACCTGGCCCTCTTCCTCGTCCCGCTGGACGCCCCCGGCGTCCGGATCGAGGGCTTCTTCGGCACCGCCGGCCTGCGCTCCTGCGACGTCGGCGAGGTCGGCATGGACACCCTGCTGGGCCCGGAGGCGCTGCTCGGCGCCCCCGGCATGGGCCTGGCCTACGCCAGCCGGCTGCTCCAGTTCGAACGACTGTCCATCTGCGCCCAACTGCTCACCGCCGGCCGGCGGGCGCTCGGCCTGGCCGCCGCGTACGCCCGGCGGCGGGTGATCGGCGACGGCCCGCTGCTGGAGAAGCAGGCCGTACGGCACCGGCTGGCGCTCGCCCACGCACGCCTCGGCGTGGCGGCGTCGGCCCTGCGCGACACGGTCACCCGCGCCACCGCGGGCGAGGGGTTCGCGCACGAGGTCGCCGCGCTCAAACTGGTCGTCTGCGACACCGTCGAGCGGGTCACCGACGACTGCCTCCAGGTCTTCGGCGCGCGCGGCTACACCACCAACTTCCCGCTTGAAGGCTGGTGGCGGGACGTGCGCCTGGCGCGGATCGGCGGCGGCGCCGACGAGGTGCTGACCGAGCTGGTCGCCAGCCGGCTGACCCGGGCCGACGCCCGCTTCGACGGCGAACTGGACCGGCTGCTCGACGCTGACGTGCCCCACCCGTGA
- a CDS encoding branched-chain amino acid transaminase, which produces MTGTVWLDGSLVDWDDARVHVSAHGLHYGIGFFEGVRCHGTPQGPAIFRLTDHLRRLARSAATYLVKLPYSGEDLAEACRAVVRANELTEAYLRPIVFLGAGESPLTAPYQVAVLASADGPLAGGAKQDGVQAKVASFQRMPSQVLPPAAKATGQYLNSYLAQMEALTSGFDEAIMLNTEGQVTDGWAHNLFVVRDGELRTPHLASGALEGVVRDTVLTLAREAGVPARADVLVRTDLYHADECFLTGTAAGIVPVLGVDRRPVGGGKVGPLTQQLATAYADLTSGRNTAHAAWRELVG; this is translated from the coding sequence ATGACCGGCACAGTGTGGCTGGACGGGTCGTTGGTCGACTGGGACGACGCGCGGGTGCACGTCAGCGCCCACGGCCTGCACTACGGGATCGGCTTCTTCGAGGGCGTCCGCTGCCACGGCACCCCGCAGGGACCGGCGATCTTCCGGTTGACCGACCACCTGCGGCGGCTGGCCCGCTCCGCGGCCACCTATCTGGTGAAACTGCCCTACAGCGGGGAGGACCTCGCCGAGGCGTGCCGCGCCGTGGTGCGCGCCAACGAGCTGACCGAGGCGTACCTGCGGCCGATCGTCTTCCTGGGCGCGGGGGAGAGCCCGCTGACCGCGCCGTACCAGGTGGCGGTGCTCGCCTCCGCCGACGGGCCGCTCGCCGGCGGCGCCAAGCAGGACGGCGTGCAGGCCAAGGTGGCCAGCTTCCAGCGGATGCCGTCCCAGGTGCTGCCGCCCGCGGCCAAGGCCACCGGCCAGTACCTCAACTCGTACCTCGCCCAGATGGAGGCGCTGACCAGCGGCTTCGACGAGGCGATCATGCTCAACACCGAGGGACAGGTCACCGACGGGTGGGCGCACAACCTCTTCGTCGTCCGGGACGGTGAGCTGCGTACCCCGCACCTGGCCTCGGGCGCCCTGGAGGGCGTGGTCCGTGACACCGTGCTCACCCTCGCCCGGGAGGCCGGCGTGCCGGCCCGCGCCGACGTGCTGGTGCGCACCGACCTCTACCACGCCGACGAGTGCTTCCTCACCGGCACCGCGGCCGGGATCGTGCCCGTCCTCGGCGTGGACCGCCGGCCGGTCGGCGGCGGCAAGGTCGGCCCGCTGACCCAGCAGCTCGCCACCGCGTACGCCGATCTCACCAGCGGTCGGAACACGGCGCACGCCGCCTGGCGGGAGCTGGTGGGATGA